CCAGCAGCATTTCGCGGACCAGCGCCGGGCTCTTGGAGTCGCGGATCATCAGGATGCCGTCGATGATCAGCGTGCGGTTGGTCTCCTCGTCGAGCAGCTTGCCGTGCAGCTTGTCGGCGATTGGCAGGCAGAACAGGTTGGCGACCAATGCGCCGTACAGGGTCGCGAGCAGCGCGGTCGCCATGAACGGACCGAGCTTGGAGGGGTCGGTCATGTTGGCGAACATCTGCACCATGCCGATCAGGGTGCCGATCATGCCGAACGCCGGCGCGCAGTCGCCGATTGCGCGGTAGATCTTGCTGCCCTCGTCGAGGTGCATCAGGAAATTGTCGCGGTCGCGCTCCATGTTGTCGCGGATGAACTCGAGGTCGTAACCGTCAGCGACGTAACGGATTCCCTTGGCGAGGAACGGCTCGTCGGTCTCCACCTTTTCGAGCCCGACCGGGCCCTGCTTGCGGGCGATCTCGGCGATGCGGGCGAGCTCATCGACGAGGTCGCGGGCCGACAGCCGGCTCATGGTGAAGGCGTATTTCGCACCGAGCGGCAGGCCATGCAGCATCACGCCGAGCGGAAAGCGGATCATCGTCGCCGAGATCGACCCGCCGAAGATGATGATGATCGCGTGCTCGGAGATGAACATATGCAGGTCGCCGCCCATGAACATCATGACCGAAATGACAATCGTGCCAGCCAACAGCCCGGCGCCTGTCATGATATCCATGAGGAACTCCAACGCGAACGCGACCCCCGCCTGTCCTGGGCGGTGCGCAGCCCAGGGCGGGCCACGTGGCAGAACCCTAACGTTAATGCGATTAAGGACGCGTTACCGAATTTGGTAGGGATAACAACGGGTAAACACCTCTCTCCGGAGGATGTCGTTGAAGATGCTGGCTTTCCACTACGACCGCCGCTGCGGCACTCAGAAAGGCCCTCCCCGTAGAACAACGGACATGAGATAGCTTTTCGCCTGTGAGCAAACGAACCAGCGAGAAGGACAAGATGAAGGCCGTCGTTGTCGAGCAATATGCGCCCATCGATCAGATCGGGCTGAAGGAGGTCGTTACGCCCGAGGCCGGGCCGGGCCAGCTCCGTGTCCGGGTGCAGGCCGCGAGCATCGGCTTCGTTGATGGACTGAAGGTCGAGGGCCGCTACCAGACCAAGGATCCCCTGCCGTTCACCCCCGGCGCGGAGTTCGCCGGTGTGGTCGATGCCGTCGCCAACGACGTCACCGGCTTCACGCCGGGCATGCGGGTGATGGGCGCGGCGCGCTCGGGCGCATTGGCCGAGCATATCGTCGTACCGGCCACAGCGGTCGAGATCATGCCCGACGGGCTGTCGATGGAGGCCGGCGCCGCCTTCCGCACCAACTACCTCACCGCGCTCTATGCGCTCGGCGAGCGCGGCTCGCTCCGCGCCGGCGAGCAACTGCTTGTCCTCGGCGCCGCCGGCGGCACCGGGATTGCCGCGATCCAGATCGGCAAGCTGCTCGGCGCGCGCGTCATCGCCGCGGCCTCGACCGAGGAGAAGCGCAACTTCGCCGCAAGCTTCGGCGCCGATGCGGTGATCGACTACACCAGGCCGGACTGGCGCGACGCGCTGAAGGAAGCGACCGGTGGTCACGGCGCCGACGTGATCTTCGATCCGGTCGGCGGCGAGGTGTCGGTGCAGGCCTTCCGCTCGATCGCCTGGAACGGCCGTCATCTCGTGATCGGCTTTGCCGCAGGCCACATCCCGGCACTGCCCTTCAACCTGCCGCTCCTGAAGGGCGGCCTCCTGATCGGCGTCGACGCTGCCCAGATCGCCCGCCGCGAGCCGGACGCGCAGGCGCGCGTGATGACGCAATTGTCGGCCTGGCTGAACAATGGACAACTGACGCCGGTGGTCGGCAAGGTGTTCGCTTTCGACGACTTCCGTGCTGCGTTCAAGACCATGCAGACCCGCGCGGCCCTGGGGAAGATGGTGGTGAAGATCGGATAGCGAGAGAAGCACTGCGGTCGCCTCACCTTCGCCGTCGTCCCGGCGAAGGCGGGGACCCATACGCAGAGGCCGGTGTTGTGAACGGGACTCGTTGTTTGTCGTCCTGGCCAAAGCCAGGACCATAACAACCGCATTTGGTGATGAACGCGACCTTGGCCCCAGCGTCGCGCGACAACTGACATTTGGGGTAATGGGTCCTCGCTTTGCGCCAGGACGACAGCGAGGGTGTGGCGCGGTCCAATATCACGCTCCGTCATTGCGAGGAGCGAAGCGACGAAGCAATCCATCGTCCCGCGTATGCTCCACAATGGATTGCTTCGCTCCGCTCGCAATTGTCAATGACGTGGTTGGCCCTGCGGTTCAATTGCTAGGCAGCTTCGAGGACGCAAGTTCGCCTTCTCGCGACATGATTTGTCCGAGTTTTGCGCTTCGTTCCGCCCTCTCTTGATCAGAGGGCGCAGGGAAAGCCGGGTGCCGATCGCACCCATGGGTCCCGAGCAAATGGAAAGCTCGGGAGGTAGGACCACAGGTGAAACCGGAACGATCCCGGCTTTCCCTGCGCGATGGGTTACGGCTTATACGTGCTCTCCCCGGCGAGACTGGGCTTTGTTGTCACCGTCATCAGCGAGAGAACTCGTCTCTTGCTGATGAGACACCTGCCACTAGGGCGTCAGGCCTGCACGACTTCACCGTCCGCCTCATACGCACTCGTCAGTTGCGCACTCGGCGTCCACCGCATCTCGACCCAACACTCGTGACGATCGCGAAGCGCCCCTCAAGCGGGTGAGACGGGTCGGATCATACGCTGAGTTGCACTTCTGATAAACAGAAAAATTTCTTGCGCGAGCACTGGACAGCGGAGAAAATCTGTGAAGCAACACTGAGTTGCCCAACCGGCACGTCTCGCGCGCGAGTCATCGGGCTGCATGGACATCGGTCTCCAGGAGGGAGGTTCTCCGTGGCGAAGAGTGTCCGCATCCAGATCGAGTTTGAAGAAGCGGACGAAACCCCGGCACTCGACGCAGTCGAAACCCGACGCTCCGTCACTTGCCGTCGGCACGTTGCATGAGATGCAGTTCATGTGTCGTGAGATGCAACAGCGCACCCCCAAAATTCCGGACCATGCATCATCTCGGCTTAGGAACCGACTGAATTTGCTGGAGTTGGTGGACGCAGGTGACAAGACCATTAAACAAAAAGGGGCGATCTCCGCGAATGAATCCAGGCATGGTAAACATTACGGACGGTCAACGGCTGCAGCTGCTGATCGACGCCATAGTTGACTACGCGATTTATTTCGTTGAGCCTGATGGCACGGTCGCGAGCTGGAATTCCGGGGCGGCTCGACTGAAGGGATATAGCGCCGGCGAGATCATCGGGCGGTCTTTCTCACTTTTCTACACGCCTGAGGATCAGGCCGCCGGACTGCCGCAGAAGGCGTTGGCGACCGCCACCGAGCAAGGACGCTTTACCTCGGAAGGATGGCGCGTCCGCAAGGACGGAAGCCGTTTCTGGGCTATCGCGGTGATCGAGGCCGTGAGGGATCGCGACGGGTCGCTGATCGGATTTGCCAAGGTCACGCGCGACGTCACAGAGCGTCAGGAAGCCACCCAAGCTCTCCTGGAAAGCGAACAGCGCTATCGCCGGCTGATCGAAGCGGTCGTTGACTATGCCATTTTCCAGCTCGATGCCACGGGCGCCATCGTCACCTGGAACCCCGGCGCCGAGCGGATCAAGGGCTACGCGCCTGAAGAGATCATCGGCCAGCATTTCTCGCGCTTCTATACCGATGAGGATCGCGCCGCCGGAATCCCGCGCCGCGCGCTCGAAGAAGCCGCGCAAAACGGTCGGTTTGAATCCGAGGGATGGCGTGTTCGGAAGGACGGCTCAAGATTTTGGGCATCCGTTGTCATCGACAGGATCGTTGATGAAAGCGGCGCGCTGGTCGGATTTGCCAAGGTCACCCGCGACATAAGCGAGCGACGTGAAGCTCAGGAGGCGCTGGCCAAGGTCCAGGACCAATTGCTTGCCTCGCAAAAGCTCGAAGCGGTCGGACAGTTGAGCGGCGGCATCGCGCACGATTTCAACAATCTGCTGATGATCGTCCTGGGCAACCTTGAAACGATCGAGCGCCACGGCAGGCAGCTTGCCGACAATGCGGCCTTTCAACGTGCGCTGTCCTATGCCAAGCGCGGCGCCCAGCGCGCCGCGGGCTTGACCAGCCGCCTGCTCGCCTTCTCGCGACGCCAGGCCCTCGACCCCAAACCGATCGATCTGAACAATTTTCTCAACGGACTGCAGGACTTTCTGCAGCGGACGCTCGGCGAGCGGATCGAGGTCCATGCCATCGGCAGCGCCGGGCTCTGGCAGATCGAGGTGGACCCCAACCACCTGGAGTCCGTCATCGTCAATCTCGCCATCAACGCGCGCGACGCGATGCCGGACGGCGGCAAGCTTACGCTCGAGGCGGCGAACATATCCGCGGATCACGATTATAGCGCGCGAAATCCGGAGCTCAGCCCGGGCCAGTACGTGGTGGTCGGCGTGACGGACACCGGCGTCGGGATGAGCGCCGACACGCTGAGCCATGCCTTCGAGCCATTCTTCACCACCAAGGAAGCCGGACAGGGTACCGGCCTCGGCCTGAGCCAGTTGTATGGTTTCGTGAAGCAGTCCGGCGGTCACACGAAGATCTACAGCGAGGTCGGTCAGGGCACCAGCATCAAGATGTACTTCCCGCGCTACTGCGGCGCGGCCGCCAGGAAAGAGAGCGATGAGCCCTTCACTGAAGTGGCGTCGAACAGAGCTGAAACGATCCTGGTCGTTGAAGATGACGAGAGTCTTCGCATCTACATCGGCGACCTGCTGCGCGAGCTGAACTACCGCGTATTGACGGCATCGAATGCGCAAACAGCCCTGAAGATCCTGCTGGAACGGCGGCATATCGACCTCGTCCTCACCGATGTAGTCATGCCGGGCATGAACGGACGTGAATTCGGAAAGCGCGCAGCCGAGATGCGGCCCGGACTGAAGATCCTCTACATGACCGGCTACTCCCGCAACGCGATCATGCACCATGGCAGGTTAGACCGGGGCGTGGAGCTGCTGGAGAAGCCGGTGTCGCAAGCCAAGCTCGCGCTGCGGGTTCGGGAAATGCTCGACCGCCGCTAACACGGGCCGCGACGGGCTGCGGATGTCGTTTTTCGGCTGGTCTCAACCGCTGCAGCACAAGGATGCCGCTGTTTCTGCGGTTGGAGCGCGACCAGTGATCGCCTGACGAACCGAAGCGACCAAGGCGCCTCCCGTACCGATGCGGCGAGCCGTGGCGCAGCGCCTGCATGTGTCCGAGCCTGGAGGCTCCGGATACCTGGCATTATGATATGTTATTCGCTCAGGCGTACGCCGCACGGCAAATTCATCGCACCAAGCGGCGGCACTCGCACGGCGGTTGCATTTGATGGAACCAACGATGCGCGGATGCATTGTCGTTGACGCGGCGGTTGAGAAACCGACGGTGAACTCTGCGTCATCCGGGCTGGGGAGCCACGAGGTGTCCGGCAGGTCCATTCATCCACACTCAAGGCCTGTTCGTCTTGGCACAAACTGCATATTCAGTATCGGACAAATCAGCCCTGCGGTCGCCCTCGGGGGCGAAACAATGACGACTGACAAGGCGATTTGGTACGTTTCATTCGCGTTGCGTAATCCCGATGCCGGGCACCAACGTTTCCCGCGCCAGACACGCACGTTCTCAAACGAGCGTGATGCCAAGGTTTTTGCCAGCTGCCTGCTCGATCAAACGGAAGACGTCAGCGCCGGGACGATCAACCCGCACTAGCCAAGACGCGTGATCGCACCGGCCGCCATCGCGGCGTGGGTCGGCAATAGCTGAGGCGGGTGCCGCTGCTACAGGAATCGTGACGGCGCAAACGGCGCGAGCGGAATCTCCGGCTGCTTGCCGCTCAACAATTGCGCGACAAGCCGGCCGGTGCGCGCCGAGCCGACCAGGCCGACATGGCCGTGGCCGAATGCGTAGACGACGTCGCGGGTGGCGCGCGCATAACCGATGCAGGGCCGCCCGTCGGGCATGCTCGGGCGGTGGCCGAACCAGGTCTTGATGCGCGACGCGGGAATATTCCTGGGCAATTTCGGGAACATACTGAGCAGATTGTCACGCAGGATCTCAGCGCGTTTCCAGTTCGGCTCGGCGTCCAGCCCCGCGATCTCGACCGTGCCGGCCGCGCGGAGGCCCTTGTCGGTCCAGTTAACGACCATCTTGGCGTCTGAAGCCATCATCGAATTGCGCGGGCCCGATTCCGGGTTCTCGATCATGACGTGATAGCCGCGCTCGGTTTCCAACGGCAGCGGATCGCCGATCGATGCGGTAAGCTGCTTCGAGCGCGCACCGGCGGCGACGACCGCGGCGTCGCAGGCAATCTCCCCGCTCTCGGTGGCAACAGCGATGAGCTTGTCATCCTGGAGCCTGAGGCCGGTCGCCTTGGCCGCAACGCGCACGGCGCCGTTCGCGATCGCGTGGCTGGCTAGCGCTGCGACATAGGCCCCGGGATCGCGGCAGCGCCCGGCCTCCTCCACCACGACGCCGAACTTGTAGCGCGGGTCGAGATCGGGCTCGCGCTGGCGCATCTCATCTTCATTGAGCTCCAGCCATTCGATGCCGACGCGCTTGCGGATGCGCCAACCGAGATCGCGGTCGAACGGCGCGCGCGCGGGGAACACGTGCATCACCCCTCGCCGCTCGATCAACTCAGGCACACCGGCTTCCTCGGCGAGCTGCTTGTGCAGCAGCGGCGCGTCCTTCAAGAGATCGCGCATCGCTCGCGCAGTGGCTTCGACCTGGGCCTCGGTCCAGCTCGACAGCAGATACCTGACCAGCCAGGGCAAGGCCTTCGGCAGATAGGACCAGCGGATCGCCAGTGGCCCTAGCGGATCCATCAGATAGCCCGGGACCTTCTTCCAGGTGCCGGGCTCGGCCGGCGGGATCACCGAATGCGACGACAGCCAGCCGGCATTGCCATAGCTCGCCGCCTGCGTGCCGCCGGGCTCGCCCGGATCGATCAGCGTGACGCGGTGGCCTTCGCGCAGCGCCTCGATGGCGCTGATCACGCCGACCGCGCCGGCACCGATGATCGCAACGTGACGGCCCGCGGGCTGGGCCATCAGTGCGCGGCCTGCTGCGGCACAAAGTCCTTGCCGACCGACAGCGCGCGCTGATCGACCAGGCAATGCAGGATCGCCGGCTTGCCGGAGGCCAGCGCGCGCTCGAACGCCGGCGCGAAGTCTTCGGTGCGCTCGACCCGTTCGCCATGACCGCCAAACGCCTTGGCGTAAAGCGCGAAGTCCGGATTCTTCAGCTGCGTGCCGACGACGCGGCCGGGATAGTCACGCTCCTGATGCATGCGGATGGTGCCGTATTGCGCGTTGTCGATGATGACGACGATCAGCGGCGCATCGTACTGAACCGCGGTGGCGAACTCCTGCCCGTTCATCAGGAAGCAGCCGTCGCCGGCAAACGCCACGACGACGCGATCCGGAAAGTGCCGCTTGGCCATCACGGCGGCCGGCACGCCGTAGCCCATCGAGCCCGAGGTCGGCGCAAGCTGGGCGGCGAAAGCGTGGAAACGATGGTGGCGATGCAGCCAGCCGGCGTAATTGCCGGCGCCGTTGCAGACGATCGCGTCCTTCGGCAGCCGGTCGCGCAGCCATGTGACGACCTGGCCGTACTCGAAGTTGCCCGGCAATTCGCGCGGCTTCTCGGTCCAGGCGAGGTAGTCCGCGTGTGCGTTCGCGGCCTCACCCTTCCAGGCCGGCGTTGCTGATGGCTTCATGGTCTCGACCGCGGCGGCGAAGGCGGCCGGCGTTGCCTGGATCGCGAGCGCCGGCTGATAGACGCGGCCGAGCTCTTCGGAGCCGGGATGGACGTGAATGAGCTTCTGCTGCGGAACGGGAATGTCGAGCAGCGTGTAGGACGACGACGGCATTTCCGACATGCGGCCGCCGATCAGCAGAATGACGTCGGCGCCGGTGATGCGATCCTTTAGTTTCGGACTCGGGCCGATGCCGAGGTCGCCGGCATAATGCGAGTGGTCGGCATCGAACAGCGAGGCGCGGCGGAACGAGGTCGCAACCGGCAGATCGAACCGCTCGACAAAGCGCGCGATGCCCTTGGCCGCGTCCGCCGTCCAGGCGGAGCCGCCGAGCACGACGATCGGTGCCTTGGCGGTGGCCAGCATCGCGCCGAGACGCTCGAGATCTGACGGCGCGGGCCAGGTTGCCGCAGGCTCGACGCGCGGCGCATCGGCGACCGCAGCGGTCTCGGTGAGCATGTTCTCGGGCAGCGCGATCACGACGGGACCGGGGCGGCCCTGCAATGCGACGCGGAAGGCGCGCGCGACCAGTTCCGGGATGCGGTCCGGGCGATCGATCTCGACCGCCCATTTCGCCATGGTGCCGAACACCGCCTTGTAGTCGAGCTCCTGGAAGGCCTCGCGCTCGCGCATGCCGGTATCGACCTGGCCGACGAACAGGATCATCGGGGTCGAGTCCTGCATCGCGATGTGCACGCCATGGGCGGCATTGGTCGAGCCGGGGCCACGCGTCACGAAGCAGATGCCCGGACGTCCGGTGAGCTTGCCATAGGCCTCCGCCATCATCGCCGCCCCGCCTTCGGCGCGACAGATCACCACATCGATCGGGCTGTCATGCAGGGCGTCCAGCGCCGCGAGATAGCTCTCGCCCGGCACGCAGGTGATGCGCTCCACCCCTTGCACGACCAGCTGGTCGATCAGGATCTGGCCTCCGGTGCGGGCATTGCTTTTGGTCATGAGGGCTCCCTAACGGACATTGGCGCGTGTCGAGGCTTCGCGCGGATCTGGTCCGAACCGGGGTATGATAGACAGGAATACGGCGCAAGGCCGAAGTCGCCTCGGCATACCAGGGCGACGACGAGCCATGCGGCAGGGCAAGGACAGCGCCGCGGCGCCGCCGATTTCCGCAGAACGGGCGGTTGCTGCCCGATCGGCCCAGCGCGGGCCGCGTCCGCCTGCGGGCGCCGTGTTGCCCCTCATGGTGAGGAGCGCGGAACGCGCGTCTCGACGATGCTTCGCATCGCGAGGCGAACCATGAGGCCTCGCCTTTGGCCTGCATCCTTCGAGGCGCCGCTTCGCGGCTCCTCAGGATGAGGGGTTATGGCGCTTGTGACGCAGCAGGACGATTGCCCACCTACAGCGAGCGCGCGATCAACAGCTTCATAATCTCGTTGGTGCCGCCATAGATCTTCTGGATGCGGGAATCAATGAACATCCGCGAGATCGGATATTCCTGCATGTAGCCGTAGCCGCCGTGGAGCTGGAGGCATTCGTCCGCGGTCTCGACCTGCTTCTGCGAGCACCACCATTTTGCCATCGAGGCCGTCACCGTATCGAGATCGCCGGCGACCAGGCGC
The DNA window shown above is from Bradyrhizobium sp. ISRA464 and carries:
- a CDS encoding MotA/TolQ/ExbB proton channel family protein, whose amino-acid sequence is MDIMTGAGLLAGTIVISVMMFMGGDLHMFISEHAIIIIFGGSISATMIRFPLGVMLHGLPLGAKYAFTMSRLSARDLVDELARIAEIARKQGPVGLEKVETDEPFLAKGIRYVADGYDLEFIRDNMERDRDNFLMHLDEGSKIYRAIGDCAPAFGMIGTLIGMVQMFANMTDPSKLGPFMATALLATLYGALVANLFCLPIADKLHGKLLDEETNRTLIIDGILMIRDSKSPALVREMLLAYLPEKHRQEEGEPVPA
- a CDS encoding NADPH:quinone oxidoreductase family protein gives rise to the protein MKAVVVEQYAPIDQIGLKEVVTPEAGPGQLRVRVQAASIGFVDGLKVEGRYQTKDPLPFTPGAEFAGVVDAVANDVTGFTPGMRVMGAARSGALAEHIVVPATAVEIMPDGLSMEAGAAFRTNYLTALYALGERGSLRAGEQLLVLGAAGGTGIAAIQIGKLLGARVIAAASTEEKRNFAASFGADAVIDYTRPDWRDALKEATGGHGADVIFDPVGGEVSVQAFRSIAWNGRHLVIGFAAGHIPALPFNLPLLKGGLLIGVDAAQIARREPDAQARVMTQLSAWLNNGQLTPVVGKVFAFDDFRAAFKTMQTRAALGKMVVKIG
- a CDS encoding PAS domain-containing sensor histidine kinase, which codes for MVNITDGQRLQLLIDAIVDYAIYFVEPDGTVASWNSGAARLKGYSAGEIIGRSFSLFYTPEDQAAGLPQKALATATEQGRFTSEGWRVRKDGSRFWAIAVIEAVRDRDGSLIGFAKVTRDVTERQEATQALLESEQRYRRLIEAVVDYAIFQLDATGAIVTWNPGAERIKGYAPEEIIGQHFSRFYTDEDRAAGIPRRALEEAAQNGRFESEGWRVRKDGSRFWASVVIDRIVDESGALVGFAKVTRDISERREAQEALAKVQDQLLASQKLEAVGQLSGGIAHDFNNLLMIVLGNLETIERHGRQLADNAAFQRALSYAKRGAQRAAGLTSRLLAFSRRQALDPKPIDLNNFLNGLQDFLQRTLGERIEVHAIGSAGLWQIEVDPNHLESVIVNLAINARDAMPDGGKLTLEAANISADHDYSARNPELSPGQYVVVGVTDTGVGMSADTLSHAFEPFFTTKEAGQGTGLGLSQLYGFVKQSGGHTKIYSEVGQGTSIKMYFPRYCGAAARKESDEPFTEVASNRAETILVVEDDESLRIYIGDLLRELNYRVLTASNAQTALKILLERRHIDLVLTDVVMPGMNGREFGKRAAEMRPGLKILYMTGYSRNAIMHHGRLDRGVELLEKPVSQAKLALRVREMLDRR
- a CDS encoding FAD-binding oxidoreductase, producing the protein MAQPAGRHVAIIGAGAVGVISAIEALREGHRVTLIDPGEPGGTQAASYGNAGWLSSHSVIPPAEPGTWKKVPGYLMDPLGPLAIRWSYLPKALPWLVRYLLSSWTEAQVEATARAMRDLLKDAPLLHKQLAEEAGVPELIERRGVMHVFPARAPFDRDLGWRIRKRVGIEWLELNEDEMRQREPDLDPRYKFGVVVEEAGRCRDPGAYVAALASHAIANGAVRVAAKATGLRLQDDKLIAVATESGEIACDAAVVAAGARSKQLTASIGDPLPLETERGYHVMIENPESGPRNSMMASDAKMVVNWTDKGLRAAGTVEIAGLDAEPNWKRAEILRDNLLSMFPKLPRNIPASRIKTWFGHRPSMPDGRPCIGYARATRDVVYAFGHGHVGLVGSARTGRLVAQLLSGKQPEIPLAPFAPSRFL
- a CDS encoding thiamine pyrophosphate-binding protein, which gives rise to MTKSNARTGGQILIDQLVVQGVERITCVPGESYLAALDALHDSPIDVVICRAEGGAAMMAEAYGKLTGRPGICFVTRGPGSTNAAHGVHIAMQDSTPMILFVGQVDTGMREREAFQELDYKAVFGTMAKWAVEIDRPDRIPELVARAFRVALQGRPGPVVIALPENMLTETAAVADAPRVEPAATWPAPSDLERLGAMLATAKAPIVVLGGSAWTADAAKGIARFVERFDLPVATSFRRASLFDADHSHYAGDLGIGPSPKLKDRITGADVILLIGGRMSEMPSSSYTLLDIPVPQQKLIHVHPGSEELGRVYQPALAIQATPAAFAAAVETMKPSATPAWKGEAANAHADYLAWTEKPRELPGNFEYGQVVTWLRDRLPKDAIVCNGAGNYAGWLHRHHRFHAFAAQLAPTSGSMGYGVPAAVMAKRHFPDRVVVAFAGDGCFLMNGQEFATAVQYDAPLIVVIIDNAQYGTIRMHQERDYPGRVVGTQLKNPDFALYAKAFGGHGERVERTEDFAPAFERALASGKPAILHCLVDQRALSVGKDFVPQQAAH